A genomic region of Phragmites australis chromosome 2, lpPhrAust1.1, whole genome shotgun sequence contains the following coding sequences:
- the LOC133909265 gene encoding uncharacterized protein LOC133909265 isoform X1: MSAAIAGGESAGELLLRAAAMVPPERYAVAALVVVSVIAYRFLELHVLGDLLRGFRGGRVDLTFHPDSEIYHRVASKCRSLHERYLATPWLASPHLQTLFLGISGKPPSFTYKRQLYTVRDGGTIALDWLLASDLEGRGSQAVKFYAYMVMSNLFRYVSDADGFISKDSSTPLVVVVPGLTSDSAAAYVKHLAYSMASKGWNVVVSNHRGLGGVSITSDCFYSGGWTEDIREVIEYLHHKYPKAPLFCVGTSIGANILVKYLGEEGENTPLAGAASICSPWDLVVCDRFISRKLVQRCYDIALAIGLKGYAKLHQPVLARLANWEGIKKSRSIREFDHHATCIVAKFETVDSYYRRCSSASYVGNVSVPLLCISALDDPLCTREAIPWDECRANKNIVLATTQNGGHLAFFQGLTARRLWWVGAVSEFICTLHDSSYMHQQKAQDHVLHSSLESSIDKSPYINFMEDGMVAPVTNDGPGNDDSPSNHTVDEVELSDKMGVKQQNEESIEKHNEHASGVESKSPAGSANHQGEDTYSNKLHEVITPVKRSINQLTRYQGRSVWLLAYIAFVTSWPLLGSLAFITFRKKFRNLLRA, from the exons ATGTCGGcggccatcgccggcggcgAATCGGCCGGCGAGCTGCTGCTCCGCGCGGCAGCGATGGTGCCCCCGGAACGCTACGCCGTCGCCGCCCTTGTCGTAGTCTCGGTCATCGCGTACCGCTTCCTCGAGCTGCACgtcctcggcgacctcctccgaGGCTTCCGGGGCGGGCGCGTAGACCTCACCTTCCACCCCGACTCGGAGATCTACCACCGCGTTGCCTCGAAGTGCCGCTCCCTCCACGAAAG GTACCTGGCGACGCCTTGGCTGGCGAGCCCACATTTGCAGACATTGTTCCTGGGCATCTCTGGGAAGCCGCCTTCATTCACCTACAAGAG ACAGTTGTACACAGTTCGCGATGGTGGAACCATTGCTTTGGATTGGCTGCTGGCATCTGATTTGGAAGGTAGAGGCTCACAGGCTGTAAAATTTTATGCTTACATGGTGATGTCTAACCTTTTTAGATATGTTTCAGATGCAGATGGTTTCATTTCTAAAGATTCTTCAACACCGCTTGTAGTTGTGGTTCCTGGATTGACTAGTgattctgctgctgct TATGTAAAACACTTGGCTTATTCCATGGCGAGTAAAGGGTGGAATGTTGTTGTAAGCAACCACAGGGGTCTTGGTGGTGTGTCCATCACT TCAGATTGCTTCTACAGTGGCGGGTGGACAGAAGATATCCGAGAAGTCATTGAGTACCTGCATCACAAATATCCAAAGGCTCCACTGTTCTGTGTCGGCACAAGCATAGGTGCCAATATTCTG GTCAAGTACCTTGGAGAAGAAGGTGAAAATACTCCCTTGGCTGGTGCCGCATCTATTTGCTCTCCATGGGATCTGGTG GTTTGTGACAGATTTATCTCCCGCAAGCTTGTGCAACGGTGTTATGACATTGCCCTTGCAATTGGTCTGAAAGGATATGCAAAGCT ACATCAACCTGTCTTGGCCCGACTTGCAAATTGGGAAGGTATCAAAAAG TCACGCTCTATCCGGGAATTTGACCACCATGCGACTTGCATTGTTGCAAAATTTGAG ACGGTTGATTCCTACTACCGCCGGTGCAGCAGTGCTAGTTACGTTGGTAACGTGTCAGTTCCATTGCTTTGTATCAGCGCTTTAGATGATCCCCTTTGTACAAGGGAGGCTATTCCTTGGGATGAGTGCAG GGCCAACAAAAACATTGTTTTGGCAACTACTCAGAATGGTGGTCATCTTGCGTTTTTTCAAGGACTAACTGCTCGAAGACTATG GTGGGTCGGAGCAGTTTCTGAGTTCATCTGCACTCTGCATGACAGCTCCTACATGCATCAGCAAAAG GCGCAAGATCATGTTTTGCACTCTTCCTTGGAATCATCTATTGATAAGAGCCCATATATTAATTTCATGGAAGATGGAATGGTAGCTCCAGTAACAAATGATGGCCCTGGCAATGATGATTCACCTTCTAACCATACAGTCGATGAAGTAGAATTAAGTGACAAGATGGGTGTTAAACAACAGAATGAAGAATCCATCGAAAAGCATAATGAACACGCCAGCGGAGTGGAGAGCAAAAGCCCTGCAGGATCTGCAAATCATCAAGGAGAGGACACCTACAGTAATAAGCTCCATGAGGTCATCACTCCTGTCAAGAGATCCATAAACCAACTGACTCGATACCAAGGGAGGTCGGTCTGGTTGCTTGCCTACATTGCTTTTGTAACATCATGGCCGCTCCTCGGCTCTCTAGCTTTTATCACGTTTAGGAAAAAGTTCAGGAATCTGTTGCGAGCTTAA
- the LOC133909265 gene encoding uncharacterized protein LOC133909265 isoform X2 — MSAAIAGGESAGELLLRAAAMVPPERYAVAALVVVSVIAYRFLELHVLGDLLRGFRGGRVDLTFHPDSEIYHRVASKCRSLHERYLATPWLASPHLQTLFLGISGKPPSFTYKRQLYTVRDGGTIALDWLLASDLEDADGFISKDSSTPLVVVVPGLTSDSAAAYVKHLAYSMASKGWNVVVSNHRGLGGVSITSDCFYSGGWTEDIREVIEYLHHKYPKAPLFCVGTSIGANILVKYLGEEGENTPLAGAASICSPWDLVVCDRFISRKLVQRCYDIALAIGLKGYAKLHQPVLARLANWEGIKKSRSIREFDHHATCIVAKFETVDSYYRRCSSASYVGNVSVPLLCISALDDPLCTREAIPWDECRANKNIVLATTQNGGHLAFFQGLTARRLWWVGAVSEFICTLHDSSYMHQQKAQDHVLHSSLESSIDKSPYINFMEDGMVAPVTNDGPGNDDSPSNHTVDEVELSDKMGVKQQNEESIEKHNEHASGVESKSPAGSANHQGEDTYSNKLHEVITPVKRSINQLTRYQGRSVWLLAYIAFVTSWPLLGSLAFITFRKKFRNLLRA; from the exons ATGTCGGcggccatcgccggcggcgAATCGGCCGGCGAGCTGCTGCTCCGCGCGGCAGCGATGGTGCCCCCGGAACGCTACGCCGTCGCCGCCCTTGTCGTAGTCTCGGTCATCGCGTACCGCTTCCTCGAGCTGCACgtcctcggcgacctcctccgaGGCTTCCGGGGCGGGCGCGTAGACCTCACCTTCCACCCCGACTCGGAGATCTACCACCGCGTTGCCTCGAAGTGCCGCTCCCTCCACGAAAG GTACCTGGCGACGCCTTGGCTGGCGAGCCCACATTTGCAGACATTGTTCCTGGGCATCTCTGGGAAGCCGCCTTCATTCACCTACAAGAG ACAGTTGTACACAGTTCGCGATGGTGGAACCATTGCTTTGGATTGGCTGCTGGCATCTGATTTGGAAG ATGCAGATGGTTTCATTTCTAAAGATTCTTCAACACCGCTTGTAGTTGTGGTTCCTGGATTGACTAGTgattctgctgctgct TATGTAAAACACTTGGCTTATTCCATGGCGAGTAAAGGGTGGAATGTTGTTGTAAGCAACCACAGGGGTCTTGGTGGTGTGTCCATCACT TCAGATTGCTTCTACAGTGGCGGGTGGACAGAAGATATCCGAGAAGTCATTGAGTACCTGCATCACAAATATCCAAAGGCTCCACTGTTCTGTGTCGGCACAAGCATAGGTGCCAATATTCTG GTCAAGTACCTTGGAGAAGAAGGTGAAAATACTCCCTTGGCTGGTGCCGCATCTATTTGCTCTCCATGGGATCTGGTG GTTTGTGACAGATTTATCTCCCGCAAGCTTGTGCAACGGTGTTATGACATTGCCCTTGCAATTGGTCTGAAAGGATATGCAAAGCT ACATCAACCTGTCTTGGCCCGACTTGCAAATTGGGAAGGTATCAAAAAG TCACGCTCTATCCGGGAATTTGACCACCATGCGACTTGCATTGTTGCAAAATTTGAG ACGGTTGATTCCTACTACCGCCGGTGCAGCAGTGCTAGTTACGTTGGTAACGTGTCAGTTCCATTGCTTTGTATCAGCGCTTTAGATGATCCCCTTTGTACAAGGGAGGCTATTCCTTGGGATGAGTGCAG GGCCAACAAAAACATTGTTTTGGCAACTACTCAGAATGGTGGTCATCTTGCGTTTTTTCAAGGACTAACTGCTCGAAGACTATG GTGGGTCGGAGCAGTTTCTGAGTTCATCTGCACTCTGCATGACAGCTCCTACATGCATCAGCAAAAG GCGCAAGATCATGTTTTGCACTCTTCCTTGGAATCATCTATTGATAAGAGCCCATATATTAATTTCATGGAAGATGGAATGGTAGCTCCAGTAACAAATGATGGCCCTGGCAATGATGATTCACCTTCTAACCATACAGTCGATGAAGTAGAATTAAGTGACAAGATGGGTGTTAAACAACAGAATGAAGAATCCATCGAAAAGCATAATGAACACGCCAGCGGAGTGGAGAGCAAAAGCCCTGCAGGATCTGCAAATCATCAAGGAGAGGACACCTACAGTAATAAGCTCCATGAGGTCATCACTCCTGTCAAGAGATCCATAAACCAACTGACTCGATACCAAGGGAGGTCGGTCTGGTTGCTTGCCTACATTGCTTTTGTAACATCATGGCCGCTCCTCGGCTCTCTAGCTTTTATCACGTTTAGGAAAAAGTTCAGGAATCTGTTGCGAGCTTAA
- the LOC133909266 gene encoding zinc finger protein STOP1 homolog, producing the protein MEGEMRRTLETAMKASSSMASGTSAPDQQIARSNPMEQFYFSRPSQSFPGFPPFFGAPSSSLYLPNDNEAKVGNQFESNPSLNNFLTDWDPQAMVSNLSFLEQKIKQVKDIVLSMSSRENQVAGGSCELAAKQQLITADLTSIIIQLISTAGSLLPSMKNPLLSSNLAIRQLGNSLGSPMGFGMNANQRPSTDSKTTIPDIGKTTDYEELMNSLDTNQDERDELIKCPNPCGGEGSEPTPMDDHDVKESDDGGEGENLPPGSYVVLQLEKEEILAPHTHFCLICGKGFKRDANLRMHMRGHGDEYKTAAALAKPTKDSGSEHAPVTRYSCPFVGCKRNKEHKKFQPLKTILCVKNHYKRSHCDKSYTCSRCNTKKFSVIADLKTHEKHCGRDKWLCSCGTTFSRKDKLFGHVALFQGHTPALPMDDVKVTEASEQPQGSEPMNEIARTMGYNISCSSSDGISNLDMKVADDPRGYFSPLSFDPCFGALDDFTRPGFDISENPFSFLPS; encoded by the coding sequence ATGGAAGGTGAAATGAGAAGAACTTTGGAAAccgccatgaaagcttcttcaTCAATGGCAAGCGGCACATCGGCCCCTGACCAACAGATTGCTAGGTCCAATCCCATGGAGCAGTTTTATTTTTCAAGGCCTAGTCAATCTTTCCCAGGCTTCCCTCCATTCTTTGGGGCTCCATCTTCTAGTTTGTATCTTCCTAATGACAACGAAGCTAAAGTTGGGAACCAGTTTGAATCAAATCCTTCACTAAATAATTTTCTAACAGATTGGGACCCTCAGGCAATGGTGAGCAACCTATCCTTCCTTGAGCAGAAGATCAAGCAGGTAAAAGATATTGTACTGTCCATGAGTAGTCGAGAGAACCAAGTTGCTGGCGGTTCCTGTGAGCTAGCAGCAAAGCAGCAGCTCATAACTGCTGATCTCACCAGCATTATAATCCAGCTTATCTCAACAGCTGGTTCCCTGCTCCCTTCAATGAAAAACCCGCTTCTTAGCAGCAATCTAGCAATCAGGCAGCTTGGCAACTCTCTTGGTTCTCCAATGGGCTTCGGCATGAATGCTAATCAGCGACCAAGCACAGACAGCAAGACCACTATTCCTGACATTGGCAAGACCACTGATTATGAGGAACTGATGAATAGCCTTGATACTAATCAAGATGAAAGAGATGAGCTGATCAAATGCCCAAATCCTTGTGGTGGGGAAGGGTCTGAACCGACTCCGATGGATGACCATGATGTGAAGGAGAGTGATGATGGTGGTGAGGGAGAGAATCTCCCGCCTGGTTCGTATGTAGTCTTGCAACTGGAAAAGGAGGAGATTTTAGCACCACATACTCATTTCTGCTTGATTTGTGGCAAGGGTTTCAAAAGAGATGCTAACTTAAGGATGCACATGAGAGGACATGGAGACGAGTACAAGACTGCCGCAGCCCTGGCCAAACCCACCAAAGATTCTGGTTCAGAGCATGCACCGGTAACAAGGTACTCGTGCCCATTTGTGGGTTGCAAGCGGAACAAAGAGCACAAGAAGTTCCAGCCTCTCAAGACAATCTTGTGTGTGAAGAACCACTACAAGAGGAGCCACTGCGACAAGAGCTACACTTGCAGCCGGTGCAACACCAAAAAGTTTTCTGTCATCGCAGACTTGAAGACTCATGAGAAGCACTGTGGGCGAGACAAGTGGCTCTGTTCCTGTGGCACAACCTTCTCAAGGAAAGACAAGCTTTTTGGGCATGTTGCTCTTTTCCAAGGCCACACACCTGCACTCCCAATGGATGATGTCAAAGTAACAGAGGCATCGGAGCAACCTCAGGGCAGCGAGCCGATGAATGAAATAGCAAGGACCATGGGGTATAACATCTCCTGCAGCTCGTCTGATGGTATCTCGAACCTCGACATGAAAGTGGCTGATGATCCACGTGGTTATTTCTCACCATTGAGCTTCGATCCTTGCTTTGGTGCGCTTGATGACTTCACTCGCCCTGGATTTGACATCTCCGAGAatcccttctccttccttccaTCATGA